The genomic region AATGCCTTATGCAATGGAATTAGAAAAAGGTGGAACTTTAAATACTTATGACGTACATTCAGTTAAAATAAGTAATGCAAAACCTCTTTATTTAAAATTATATTCAGGTGCAAGACCTACATTTAAAAAGGTTTGGGATCGGCATGAAAAAGAAATATTCAAAATTATTCGTAGCCGCGTTCCTTTTGTTTCAAGATTAATTACAATTTTTAAATTTTAGGAAATAACAATGTTAAAAGAGTATGGTATTGCTAAAAGCCCTTTTGGATTTGCTTTATCTGAAGATGATGCAAGAGAATTAGATATTTTTCTTGAAACTTCTGAAGAAGACATTAGTTATTTCCGTAAAACATCTACTAACTTTGAACATGCAATTCTTAAAGAACGCAGTGATGTATCAGTAATTACTGATAACTCTGTTGACCATGATAAAGAAGTCATGGATATTTCGTCCATTAACTGGGAGATTTTTACTAAAAATCCCCACGTGGCTTATAGACATAACTATGACCTTCCCCCAGTAGGGAAATGCAAATGGTTTAAGCGTTTTAGTAAAATTGTAAAAGCTAAGACGTTATATAAAGCACGTCCTGAAGGCTTAGCTCCAGATGCTTTTTGGTTTCCTGACGCTATTTATGAAATGGTTCAAAAAGGATATTTACCAGGTAAATCGATTGGTGGTGTAGCTGAAAAAGTTGCTATTACAAAAGAATATTTAGATCAACATCCTGAAGCTGCTGGAGCAGAAGTAATTCGTAAAAATGCACGTATTTATGAATATTCAATTGTTCCTGTTGCATGTAATAAAAATGCAGTAGTTGAAACTTTAGCTAAAGGTTTGAAAAATATTGATGATAATCTTTTAAAAACCTTATTTCCTGAAGTTGCTGATGCAGTTATTGAAACACGTAAAAGTTCTGAATTACCTGTAATTAAAGATTGGTTAAGTGTTGCTGCTTATGAAGAAAATTTATCAGCACGCTTAGAAATTGAATTAGGTTCTATTATGGACCGAGTTCCTGAAATGATTGATAAAGTTCTTAAGAGAATGTTAGGACAAGTTAGTTAATCAACTTTCCTAGAAGAAAGAATTAATTAGTTTGGTGACCTATCTATATATTAGTTTTTTAATTTGTTAATAATTTGGAGTTACTAAGATGAAAAAGTGGATTTTGTTTGAAAAAGATTGGGCTCAAGATGATAATACAACTTTCAAGAAGGGTCAGGTAATTCAGGTTGATGCTTCATTAGCTGAATCACTTGTTATGTTAAAGTTTGCTAAAGAAACTGAAGCACCTTCTTCTGATGATATTGTTACTAAAACTTCTGAGAAATTTGCTCAGACTGTTTCAACGATTATTGATTCTTCTCTCAATAAGGCATTTAGCCAATTTAATGATACGCTTGAAAAAGGAATTAAGCTTCCTGCGACAGCAGTTGATCATGATTTGGAAAAAATGGGTGGTTTTAAATCCCAAGAAGAATTTGTTAGTTGTGTTATTAAAGCAGGTCGTCCTGGTGGAAATGTTGACGAAAGGTTAGTTAAAGCACCAACTGGTCAGCATACACAAGATGATCAAGAAGGTGGTTATTTAGTTCCTGAAACAATTGAAACACGGATTTGGACTAAAGTTTCTGATGATATGGAATTGGATTTCTTTAGCCGAGCAACTGATAAACGTAAAACTTCTGGTAATACGTTGAAGTTTAATGCTCAAGAAGAATCCTCACGTAAAGATGGATATCGTCATTTTGGAGCAGTTGCTTATTGGACTGATGAAGCAGAACAATTTACTGCTTCTAAGATTATTTGGTCACAACGTCGTTTAGAATTACATAAGCTAACTGCGTTGTATTATGCAACTGATGAAGAAATGGATGATGCAGGCACTGCATTAGGTTCTGTATTTGATGTAGCTGCACGTCGTTCCATTATGTTTAAACTTAATCAAGGTGTTTGGAATGGTAATGGTGTTGCCAAACCTCTTGGTATTTTTAGTGGAAATAATCCTGCATTAATCAGTATTGCAAAAGAAAGTGGTCAAGCTGCTGCAACTATTTTGCATCAAAATATTAGTAAGATGTATCATAGAATGCATCCTTCAATGCGTGCCCGTGCAAATTGGTATGTACATCCTAATTTACAAGAGCAACTTGAATTTATGTATTTTGCAAATGATACAACTAATAAACGTCCTTTATATATGCCTGCTGGAGGTGTTTCTGGTTCTCCTTATGGTTCTTTATATGGACGCCCTGTAATTCCGTGTGAATTTTGTGCTGATTTAGGAACGCAAACAGATATCTGTTTTGCTGATATGACTCAGATTATTACTTTAAGTAAGCAATCTGGAGGAATGAAACGAGCAAGTTCTATTCATGTTCGTTTCCTTTATGAAGAAACTGCATTCCGTTTTAGTTTCCGAGCTGATGCACAACCTGTTTATGCTAAGCAAGTTGAAGATTTAAATGGAACTACTAAACGAAGTCCTTATATTACTTTGGATACTCGTGCTTAATTAGTTAGTTAGTTTCATTTTTCAAAAAATAAAAGTTTAGGAGAAAATTTTAATGTCTAATTTTAAAAAGTTGAATGATATGCGAGTTATTCTCGCAACTCAAGTATTGAGCTTGGGAGGAGCTACAAACAATTCTGCATATGTTGGTTTAACAAATGCACAACGATTGTTGTTTATTATTCAAGGTGATGCTGCTAGTGCTGGAGCAACTATTACTTTGAAACAAGCTAAAGATGCTTCTGGAACTGGTGTTAAAGCACTTGATTTCACTGCCATTGCTAAAATTGTTAAAGCAACTGGTGTTGAAACACGTGAAACAGTTGTTGCTAATAGTCATGTATTAGCTTTATCAACGCATGTTTATGTAATTGAAATTGATTCTGCTGATTTAGATTCGCAGAATCAATTTACACATGTGCGTGTTGAAGCTAGTTCTGCAACAACTGGTGACGAATATGCTGTTACAGCAATTGTAACAGATTTACGTTATCAAGGTGGACCTCTTAATAAGGTTTAATGGCTGAGTGTAGGTGCCCCCCAGTGATGCCTTCTTCCTAGTTTTTAATTAGGAAGAAGGCTAAGCTTTAGCGAATTATTTAATTAATTAAAGCTTAGCCTTAAAAGGATTTAAGATGGGGATGATTTTTGATTTAAGTATAACAGGTGATTTTAGTGAAAAAGACTTAGCTGCATTAAAGTTAGTTGTTGATCGTGAAAATGAAAAACAAGCTCTTTTTGAACAAAGACATAATCTTCCACGTTTAACTATTAATGAGTATTATACAGCTTATAAAGAAATTCTAAAAGAACTTGTTATTAAATTTCATGAAAATCATATAAATCAAGCTAATATGATTTCATTTCAAGAAATCAAACCTTTTTGGGATGAAGCAAATAATATTCAACGTGAAAAAGCAGCTAAAGCTTTAAAAATTAAAAAGGTTTAATTATATGCCTCAAACACGTGTACGATTTAATGATTTAGAACAACGTTATCATTTAGTTTTAGTTGATGATAATTTAGATGTATTGGTTGATATGGGCTCATTAAATCCATCAAATACGGCTACTGCGGCTGGGATAGAAACTATTTTACCAGAAACATTTAATCCATTTTCCGATGGATCAATCTTATTTATTAAAGCAGATGGGACTAAAAGAAAGTTCTCTCCAGCAGGTAATACAGCTAAAGATAGAGGTTTAGCTTTAGATGCTGCTGCGGCTGCTTCACAAAATGGTGATACTGTAATTTTAAATCCATTTCATTATGAAGTAGGTAAAACGATTTCTTGGGCTGCTAATAGATTTACATTAGTTGCTAATGGGGCAACAATTATAAGAAACACTGTACCTACTGACCGTGTTTTTACTTTTAATACAGGAGTTTCCTCCAGTAATAAAATCTTCGTTTATGATTTAAATGTAAATGGTAATGGTGATAATATTAGTTTAGATGGTGAACGTGGCGAAGGTATTCAAGTAACTGGTTCTGGTTTATTTAAAGCATTTGGTTGTTTTGCTTATAATGCTCCTGTAGGAAATACTGCTTGTAATTTTTACTTTGATTTAGCAGATGGTCATATTATTTTAATTGGTTGTACTGCTGATGATCCTGGTTGGGCTAATTATCGAATTAGAAGTCGTTCATTTGAAGCTTATGCTTGTAATTCATATGTTACAACTCATAAGTCAGGTGCTAAAGCTCGCTTTTGGGATATGGATGGTCAAAATTATGATGAAGTTAAAATTGCTGGTGGAAGATGGTTTAGTGATCAATCATATGAAAAACAGTGTGTATTTGATCCTGGACCGGGTAATTCTTGCCGTAGTCTTTCAATTTCTCAGATTGAAATGAATTGTTATAACAATCATGTTAATGCTACTGGGGATAGCTTAATTAAATTTGATTTAGTTGAGAATGTTTTAGTTTCTGATTTGACTGAATCACACGTACAACCTAGATTGCAAGCTGGATTTGATCCTTATACACATGGTCAATATGAAACATTATTTAATATTGGTCTATGTGGTCATGTTAAATTACAAAATATTCAAGCTGATGCAACACCACACCCTGCTTCTCCAGATGATGCAACTTATTGTGAAAATTTAATTATTGATAATTGTATTTTTGGTAAAAATTCCAAATTAGATCATGCTATGTGGAATTTAAATATGATCAAAAATACAATAATTAGAAATACTTCATTTTTACATGTTACTGGTACAGGTTCTCAAGCATCTGGAAATAACTGTATTTTTAATAATGGATCGTCTTCAACTAAAAATCAAAAAGTTATTTTGGATAATGTAACTATTGGTTATAAATTTACTGAAGTAGGTACTTTATTCCGACATATTCGAGAAATTGGTCACGTTCAGTTTGGTAATTTTACTCAACTAAGAGAAACAGGTTCAGCTGGTTTAATTGTTGGACCAAATCCTTCACAAAGATTAATGGCTGCTGTAAGAATGGGTGACCCATTAACTGCTTTATTACAATTTTCTCCAGTAGAACAAAATCTATTAGATGATACAGATGCTAATACTCAAAGATTTGCTCCAATTGGAACAACTACTTGGGCACATGATGTAAAAGCTCCTGCTAATCCTGGCACAGCAAGTGGTGATTGGTTTGGAGGAACTATAATTGGCAAACCTGGAGCAAGAGTAAGAAATCTAAATTATGGCAATGGTGGAAATGGTTTTCCAAAAGAGTTTGTTAAAACTTCTGGTGGCACTTTTGTGGATGATTAAAGGATAAAATATGGCTACAACAAGTCAAGTAAAAGCAGGTTTAGATGATATTGCAACAGAAATTCGTCAAATTCGTTTTGAAGCAGGACGTTGTAAAATAACCATTGGTAATGTTTCAGCTGCTTTAGCTAATTTAGCAACAAAATATAGTGATGTTGTTGCTACTATTCAAACTTTTGGAACAACAAATGCTTTTGAAGCTTTAAGTAAAGCTGAATTAACTAAATTAATAACAGAATACCAAGCTTTAAAAGCTGATTTAGATCAAGCAGTTACTGCTTTAAGCTCATTAACGGAATTTTAATTATGGCTTTTCCTGCTGATTGGGCCGGATACGCTTCACCAAACAGTTTACTTCCTCCCAGTTCTAGTTTAAGTAATTTTACTTATCTTATTAGTTTAAGTGAAATGCCTGCTAGTTGGTGGAGCAATGTAAAATCTGATGGTGGAGATATTCGTGTTACAAAATCAGATGGAAGTACCCAATTACCTTTTGATTTAATTGAATGGGATTATGCTTCTCAAACGGGTATATTAGCAATTCAATATACAGGTACTCAAACAACCAGTCCTGATGATTTTTATATTTGGGCTGGAGATGCTTCTGCTACTTTACCAGCAGCAGGAGACACTTATGGTCAATATAATACTTATGAATCAGGTATTAAATGTTTTTATCCTAATGGGGGTGGGAATGATCGAACAGTAAATGCTTTAAATTTAACTATGACTGGTGCAACTACTGGTGATAGTGATGGACCAATTAATGGTTCTAAAGCAACAAATTATAATGGAACAAATCAAAAAGCTTCGCGTTCATCTGGAGCACAATCAGGTGATTGTTTATTTTTAGCTCATTTTTATGATACAAAAGGGGCTGGTACATCTGTTATATTTGCAAGATCAAGTGCAGCAGGAAATATTGGAGCAGGAATCTTTTTAATTTCTAGTACTTCAGAACAAATAGCTGTTTATCGTGATGGAGCTGGGTCACCTGTAAGTACAAGTACAGGTACATCTACACCATTAAATAATTGGGGGGCTGGTGGATCAGGTTTTGATGCAACTGCAGGACAAATTTTTACAAGAAGTTATTTAGGAGCAAATAATGCTGTAAGTTCTTCTGATGGTGATGGAGGAACAACAGGAATTTTTATTGCAGCAGGTGGTTCAACAAATTATTGGGGTGGAAGAGTGGCCAATGCTTTATATAAAACAGATTTAACTAATAAAGATGATTTTATGGATTATTGGTTTTCAATGATTGATGCTTCTGATCCTGATCAATCAAATTTTTATGGCGGTTGGACATGGACAGCTAATTCTGGACCTAGTTCTTTTAATCCTGCTTGGGCAAAAAATAGTAATCAGGTTTTAAATTATGCTTAAAAATGTAGCTGGACAAAATATTTCTGCCCAATTAATTAATAAAACAGATGGTTCTGATGTAACAACTGGAACTACAACAGTATATGTTACTAAGGATAATGGAACACAAACTTCTGGAGGAGGGACTGTTACAAATAAAGGTAATGGTGAATGGAATTATGCTCCTACTCAGGCAGAAACAAATGCTAATTATATTAAATTTACTTTTGTAAATACATCTGCAATTACAGCAGGAATAGGTGTTTATACAATTAGTTTTAATCCTCATGATACAGTAAGACTAGGTTTAACTTCATTACCTAATGCTGCTGCTGATGCTGCTGGTGGATTAGCTATTAGTGATGCGGGTGGATTAGATTTAGACACATTATTAGGACGTTTAGATGCTGCTATTACTACTCGAATGGCGACATATACACAACCTACTGGTTTCTTAGCTGCAACATTCCCCACAACAATTGCTAGTCCAACAAATATAACTGGTGGAACAATTACAACAGTAACTAATTTAACAAATTTACCAAGTATTCCTGCTAATTGGATTACTGCGGCCGGTATTGCTGCAAGTGCTTTAAATAATAAAGGTAATTGGAATATAGGTAAAACTGGTTATAGTATTTCTGGAACAAAAACAACTTTAGATGATTTAAATGATGTTTCTGTTTCAGCAGTTGCTGATGCTGTTTGGGATGAACTTATTTCAGGTCATTTAACAGCAGGAACAACTGGTGCATCATTAAATGCAGCAGGTGGTTCAGGTGATCCTTGGGTAACATCTTTACCAGGAAGTTATACATCAGGGCAAGCTGGTTATATAATTGGAACTTATTTAAATGCAACTATCTCCAGTCGTTCAAGTCATACAGCGGCTAATGTTAGAACAGAAATAGATGCTAATAGTTCTCAATTAGCTGCTATTCTTGCTGATACTGCTGTTATTGGAACAGCTGGAGCAGGTTTAACAGCTATTCCATGGAATAGTGCTTGGGATGCAGAAGTACAAAGTGAATGTACTGATGCTTTAAATGCATATGATCCACCTACAAATGCTGAATTAGCTTCAGGTATTAATCTTTTAGGAGGTTATATAGATACTGAAATTAATTCAATTTTAACTATAATAAATAAACTTGATACAGCTTTAGAATTAGATGGAGCGGTTTATCGATTTACAACTAATGCTTTAGAATTAGCTCCTTCTGGCGGAGGTGGTGGAGGTGATGCTACATTAGCTAATCAAACAGCTATTTTAGCTGCTTTAACTACAATTGATTCTATTGTTGATGCTATATTAGTTGATACAGATACAACTATTCCTGCTACATTAAATACTATTGCAGGCTATATTGACACTGAAGTTACTAGTATTGTAAATAGTTTAGTTGAAATTAAAGGGACAGGTTTTGACACTGATGATCATAGTTTAGTTGTAATTGCTTCAGCTGGAGGTTCATTAACAGTTTCACAAGCAAGTCAATTATCTTCAATTTATGCCGCAGTTAATTCTAAACCAGTAATTCAATCAGATTTAGATGAAAATCCAACTGGAAGTATTATTACT from Sphingobacteriaceae bacterium harbors:
- a CDS encoding phage major capsid protein, coding for MKKWILFEKDWAQDDNTTFKKGQVIQVDASLAESLVMLKFAKETEAPSSDDIVTKTSEKFAQTVSTIIDSSLNKAFSQFNDTLEKGIKLPATAVDHDLEKMGGFKSQEEFVSCVIKAGRPGGNVDERLVKAPTGQHTQDDQEGGYLVPETIETRIWTKVSDDMELDFFSRATDKRKTSGNTLKFNAQEESSRKDGYRHFGAVAYWTDEAEQFTASKIIWSQRRLELHKLTALYYATDEEMDDAGTALGSVFDVAARRSIMFKLNQGVWNGNGVAKPLGIFSGNNPALISIAKESGQAAATILHQNISKMYHRMHPSMRARANWYVHPNLQEQLEFMYFANDTTNKRPLYMPAGGVSGSPYGSLYGRPVIPCEFCADLGTQTDICFADMTQIITLSKQSGGMKRASSIHVRFLYEETAFRFSFRADAQPVYAKQVEDLNGTTKRSPYITLDTRA